From the Halomonas meridiana genome, one window contains:
- a CDS encoding MoxR family ATPase has product MAFDSTSSYIATHALKQAVNAAVMLERPLLIKGEPGTGKTLLAEELADALGTRLITWHIKSSTKAAQGLYEYDAVSRLRDSQLGVEGVENVANYIKPGKLWEAFSADERVVLLIDEIDKADIEFPNDLLQELDRMEFHVYETGETIRAEKRPIIVITSNNEKELPDAFLRRCFFHYIEFPDRETMQAIVDVHFPDIAPKLVSEALEVFFDLRSAPGLKKKPSTSELVDWLKLLMADELAQEALYHRDPAKALPPMAGALVKNEQDTHLLERLAFMMRRQKNSGR; this is encoded by the coding sequence ATGGCGTTTGACTCCACCTCTTCGTATATCGCAACCCATGCGCTCAAGCAGGCGGTGAATGCTGCCGTGATGCTCGAGCGTCCGCTACTCATCAAAGGCGAACCCGGCACCGGCAAGACGCTCCTGGCCGAAGAGCTGGCAGACGCCCTTGGCACTCGGCTGATCACTTGGCACATCAAATCCAGCACCAAAGCCGCTCAGGGGCTTTACGAGTACGATGCAGTGAGCCGCCTGCGCGATTCCCAATTGGGCGTAGAGGGCGTCGAGAACGTCGCTAACTACATCAAGCCCGGCAAATTGTGGGAAGCTTTTAGCGCCGATGAGCGGGTGGTGCTTCTGATCGATGAGATCGACAAAGCAGACATAGAATTCCCCAACGACCTGCTCCAAGAGCTGGATCGCATGGAGTTTCACGTTTACGAAACCGGCGAAACCATCCGCGCCGAAAAGCGCCCTATTATCGTCATCACCTCTAACAATGAAAAAGAGCTGCCGGATGCCTTTTTGCGCCGCTGCTTTTTTCACTACATCGAGTTCCCCGATCGCGAAACCATGCAGGCCATCGTCGATGTTCACTTTCCCGACATTGCCCCGAAACTGGTCAGCGAGGCGCTGGAAGTCTTCTTTGACCTGCGCAGCGCACCTGGCCTCAAGAAGAAGCCCTCCACCTCAGAGCTGGTCGATTGGCTCAAACTGCTGATGGCCGACGAGCTAGCCCAGGAAGCGCTCTACCATCGTGACCCCGCCAAGGCACTACCGCCCATGGCTGGTGCGCTGGTCAAAAACGAGCAGGATACCCACCTGCTTGAACGCCTGGCCTTTATGATGCGTCGCCAGAAGAACAGCGGGCGCTAA
- a CDS encoding sigma-54-dependent Fis family transcriptional regulator has translation MPTPSLPPTRLASVQRQHIEHIFQLGEGVDAPQLPAQATIRRSWLRCLNEYRLDPTQPRPARVVPQQTLIEHRESVDELLHVARAGVEQLYGQIAQLGYVLLLTDHRGITVEFRGNPHQDQQLRKAGLYLGADWDERFAGTCAVGTCLHDRQAIICHRQEHFDATHISLTCTAAPIADPHGNVMAVLDISALQSPAQHESQNFSLSLVTLYARMIEDAYFLQRYRDCLMVRLDTSREFVHVNGRGLIAIEENGQVIAANAVGRELMEEHQRRWPPWSAQHAPMLSELFECEIADVLSINSATNDQLRAFRARASNAIYFISLLEPRRPRSVSRDKPASSLPTPLERLGADDPAIRKLQKLAERLRNEASVNVLISGETGTGKEVVARALHDSGNRAKGPFIAVNCAAIPEALIESELFGYEPGAFTGGRAKGMRGLIPQAHGGTLFLDEIGDMPLALQTRLLRVLAEREVMPLGANKPEKIDIRVITATHRHIDTMIARGEFREDLYYRLNGAQLRLPPLRERADKLYVIRQVFSDVVGERGGSSAPRLRADAISALLAYAWPGNIRQLKNALAFALATAESDEITVYDLPEQCLSQRITHSPAITAPENEAADSQLLIQLQQHQWNISAVAREQGVSRPTIYRQMQRQGIVPPNKA, from the coding sequence ATGCCGACGCCATCACTACCACCGACACGCTTGGCCTCCGTGCAGCGCCAGCATATCGAGCACATCTTCCAGCTCGGTGAAGGCGTGGACGCACCGCAGCTACCGGCGCAGGCCACCATCCGCCGCTCTTGGCTGCGCTGTCTGAACGAATACCGGCTCGACCCTACGCAACCACGCCCTGCCCGGGTGGTGCCCCAGCAAACCTTGATCGAGCACCGGGAATCCGTCGATGAGCTGCTGCACGTCGCCCGCGCCGGGGTCGAGCAGCTATACGGGCAAATCGCCCAGCTCGGCTACGTGCTGCTGCTTACCGACCACCGCGGCATTACCGTGGAGTTTCGCGGCAACCCCCATCAAGACCAGCAGCTGCGCAAAGCGGGCCTCTATTTAGGGGCGGATTGGGACGAGCGCTTTGCGGGCACCTGCGCGGTCGGCACTTGCCTACACGACCGCCAAGCGATCATTTGCCACCGTCAGGAGCACTTCGACGCCACGCATATTTCGCTGACCTGCACGGCTGCCCCTATCGCCGACCCCCACGGCAACGTCATGGCCGTGCTGGATATCTCCGCGCTGCAGTCGCCTGCCCAGCATGAGAGCCAGAACTTCAGCCTCTCGCTGGTCACGCTCTACGCCCGCATGATCGAAGACGCCTATTTCCTGCAGCGCTACCGCGACTGCTTGATGGTGCGCCTGGATACCTCGCGAGAGTTCGTACACGTGAATGGGCGGGGGCTGATCGCGATAGAAGAGAACGGCCAAGTGATTGCCGCCAACGCCGTAGGCCGTGAACTGATGGAGGAACACCAACGCCGTTGGCCGCCGTGGTCTGCACAACACGCCCCCATGCTTAGCGAGCTCTTCGAGTGCGAGATTGCCGATGTGCTCAGCATCAACAGCGCGACCAACGACCAGTTGCGGGCATTTCGCGCCCGCGCCAGCAATGCCATCTACTTTATTAGCCTGCTAGAGCCGCGTAGGCCGCGGAGCGTATCCCGCGACAAGCCCGCATCGTCCCTGCCAACGCCGCTAGAACGACTGGGCGCCGACGACCCTGCGATACGTAAGCTACAAAAATTGGCTGAACGGCTGCGCAACGAGGCCAGTGTCAACGTGTTGATCAGCGGCGAAACCGGCACCGGCAAAGAGGTGGTTGCCCGCGCACTGCACGATAGCGGCAACCGCGCCAAAGGCCCATTCATCGCGGTGAACTGTGCGGCGATTCCCGAAGCGCTGATCGAGAGCGAGTTATTCGGCTACGAGCCCGGCGCGTTTACCGGCGGGCGAGCAAAAGGTATGCGCGGGCTGATCCCTCAGGCCCATGGCGGAACGCTGTTTTTAGACGAGATCGGCGATATGCCACTGGCGCTACAAACCCGCCTGCTGCGCGTACTCGCCGAGCGTGAGGTCATGCCACTAGGCGCCAATAAACCGGAAAAAATCGACATCCGGGTGATTACCGCCACCCACCGCCATATCGATACCATGATCGCGCGGGGGGAGTTTCGGGAAGATCTCTACTACCGCTTGAACGGTGCCCAACTGCGCTTACCACCGCTGCGCGAACGCGCCGACAAGCTCTACGTGATTCGCCAAGTCTTTAGCGATGTGGTGGGCGAACGCGGCGGAAGCTCCGCCCCTCGGCTGCGGGCCGACGCCATCAGCGCCCTACTCGCCTACGCCTGGCCCGGCAATATTCGTCAGCTTAAAAACGCGCTGGCGTTTGCACTCGCCACCGCCGAGAGCGATGAAATCACCGTTTACGACCTGCCTGAACAGTGCCTTAGCCAGCGCATTACCCACTCGCCAGCCATCACCGCGCCTGAAAACGAGGCCGCCGATAGCCAACTCCTCATTCAGCTGCAGCAACACCAATGGAACATTAGCGCCGTGGCCCGCGAGCAGGGGGTATCACGGCCAACGATATATCGGCAAATGCAGCGCCAGGGCATCGTGCCGCCGAACAAGGCCTGA